A region from the Vicinamibacterales bacterium genome encodes:
- a CDS encoding ABC transporter permease, which yields MDRLLQDLRFAVRLLWKDRGFAITTVATLALCLAANVAIFAIVDGVLLKPLPFDQPDRLVRIYNKYPGAGVAIAANGVPDYFDRKRDLSALEEIAMFRQAGVTISGSGLGDAERVQAMTVTPSFFRVLKVQPIRGQVFTDAQGEIGQEKVVILGYGFWQRVFGGRDDAIGQDLRLGGEPHRVVGVMAPGFRFLDPEIQLYRPAAFTAQEKSDDARHSNNYQQFGRLRPGATLEQAQSQVDAINAANFERFPAFREILTNARFGTDLLDFQAELVGETRATLSMLWGGAMFVLLIGCVNVANLALVRATARVRELATRHALGATLSRLARQSLTESVLLALLGGAAGLGMGWWALRAAPFLGFDQLPAGSDITIDARVVGFTMLLVTVVGVAVGMIPIVAMRRANIAQVVREEGRSGTQGRAPRLMRRVLVTSQVAFALMLLIGAGVLLASFDRVLRIDPGFRAANVLTGTISLPAARYANDDSLRATSDRILERVRAVPGVQAAGATSTIPFGGAYSDSVILAEGYQMQKGESLISPGQISASDGYFEAMGVRLLEGRLFTAGDVEGRPRVLVIDEPLARRFWPNGDALGKRMYFPSNVSDLLQKPADADMLTIVGVIAPMRIRGLVDSASNRRTGNYFSPLRQRPVRAIALAIRTSQQPEAVINAVRREIAQIDAEMPFYGVRTMEERLSASVLDRRTPTLLATGFAVGALFLAGIGIYGVLAYQVSQRRREIGIRMALGAANSSIFTLVLREGGLIVALGTAFGLAGAFLMRQTIQAQLYEVGAMDARVVAAVAGVLTVVALIACLLPARRAAKTDPMIALSE from the coding sequence ATGGATCGACTGCTGCAGGACCTGCGTTTTGCCGTTCGGCTGCTCTGGAAGGACCGCGGTTTCGCCATCACCACGGTCGCCACCCTGGCCTTGTGCCTCGCGGCCAACGTCGCCATTTTCGCGATTGTTGACGGGGTACTTCTGAAGCCGCTGCCATTCGACCAGCCGGACCGGCTGGTTCGCATCTACAACAAGTACCCGGGCGCGGGCGTGGCGATTGCCGCCAACGGCGTGCCCGACTACTTCGACCGCAAGCGCGACCTGTCGGCTCTCGAAGAGATCGCCATGTTCCGCCAGGCCGGTGTCACCATCAGCGGCAGCGGGCTGGGCGACGCCGAGCGCGTGCAGGCGATGACGGTGACGCCGTCGTTCTTCCGCGTGCTCAAGGTGCAGCCCATTCGCGGGCAGGTCTTCACCGACGCGCAAGGCGAGATCGGCCAGGAGAAGGTCGTCATTCTCGGCTACGGCTTCTGGCAGCGCGTGTTTGGCGGCCGCGACGACGCCATTGGCCAGGACCTGCGGCTTGGCGGCGAGCCACATCGCGTGGTCGGCGTGATGGCGCCGGGCTTCAGGTTCCTCGACCCCGAGATCCAGCTGTATCGTCCGGCGGCGTTCACCGCGCAAGAGAAGTCGGACGACGCGAGGCACAGCAACAACTACCAGCAGTTCGGCCGCCTGCGGCCAGGTGCCACGCTCGAGCAGGCCCAAAGCCAGGTGGATGCGATCAACGCCGCCAACTTCGAGCGGTTCCCCGCGTTTCGCGAAATTCTCACCAACGCCAGGTTCGGCACCGACCTGCTCGACTTCCAGGCGGAGCTGGTCGGCGAGACCCGGGCGACCTTGTCGATGCTGTGGGGCGGCGCGATGTTCGTGCTGCTGATTGGCTGCGTCAACGTCGCCAACCTCGCGCTGGTGCGCGCCACCGCGCGGGTGCGCGAGCTGGCGACGCGCCACGCGCTCGGCGCCACCCTTTCGCGCCTGGCCAGGCAGTCGCTGACCGAGTCCGTGCTGCTCGCCTTGCTCGGCGGTGCGGCCGGCCTTGGCATGGGCTGGTGGGCCCTGCGGGCGGCGCCGTTCCTCGGATTCGATCAGTTGCCCGCCGGTTCCGACATCACGATCGACGCCCGGGTCGTCGGCTTCACCATGCTGCTCGTGACCGTGGTGGGCGTCGCGGTCGGGATGATTCCGATTGTCGCCATGCGCCGCGCCAACATCGCCCAGGTCGTCAGGGAAGAGGGCCGCAGCGGCACCCAGGGCCGCGCGCCACGGCTGATGCGGCGGGTGCTGGTGACGAGCCAGGTCGCGTTCGCGCTCATGCTGCTGATCGGCGCCGGCGTGTTGCTGGCCAGTTTCGATCGGGTGCTGCGGATCGACCCTGGCTTCCGCGCCGCTAACGTCCTGACCGGCACCATCAGCCTGCCGGCCGCGCGCTACGCCAACGACGACAGCCTGCGCGCCACCAGCGACCGCATTCTCGAGCGCGTCCGCGCCGTGCCCGGCGTGCAAGCCGCCGGGGCGACCAGTACCATCCCCTTCGGCGGCGCCTACAGCGACAGCGTGATCCTCGCCGAGGGATATCAGATGCAGAAGGGCGAGTCGCTGATCTCCCCGGGCCAGATCTCCGCGTCAGACGGCTACTTCGAGGCGATGGGCGTGCGCCTGCTGGAAGGCCGGCTGTTCACTGCCGGCGACGTCGAGGGACGGCCGCGGGTGCTGGTGATCGATGAGCCGTTGGCGAGGCGCTTCTGGCCGAACGGCGACGCCCTCGGCAAGCGCATGTACTTTCCGAGCAACGTCAGCGACCTGCTGCAGAAGCCGGCCGACGCCGACATGCTGACGATTGTCGGCGTCATTGCGCCGATGCGGATTCGCGGGCTGGTGGACTCAGCCAGTAACCGTCGCACGGGCAATTACTTCAGCCCGCTGCGCCAGCGGCCGGTGCGCGCCATCGCGCTGGCCATCCGCACCAGCCAGCAACCGGAGGCGGTGATCAACGCGGTGCGCCGCGAAATCGCGCAGATCGACGCCGAGATGCCGTTCTACGGCGTGCGGACGATGGAGGAGCGGCTGTCGGCGTCCGTGCTCGATCGCCGCACGCCCACGCTGCTGGCCACCGGCTTCGCGGTGGGCGCGCTGTTCCTGGCCGGCATCGGCATCTACGGCGTGCTGGCCTACCAGGTGTCTCAGCGTCGTCGCGAAATCGGCATCCGCATGGCGCTCGGCGCCGCCAACAGCAGCATCTTCACGCTGGTGTTGCGCGAGGGCGGATTGATCGTGGCCCTGGGCACGGCCTTCGGATTGGCCGGCGCCTTCTTGATGCGCCAGACGATCCAGGCGCAGTTGTATGAGGTCGGCGCGATGGACGCGCGCGTGGTCGCGGCGGTGGCCGGGGTTCTGACGGTGGTGGCGCTGATCGCGTGCCTGCTGCCCGCGCGCAGGGCCGCGAAGACCGACCCGATGATCGCGCTGTCGGAGTAG